The following coding sequences are from one Arcobacter nitrofigilis DSM 7299 window:
- the speB gene encoding agmatinase, translating to MEAQNSSFIGFENDYEESKAVLFGAPFDGTTSFKPGARFAPPAMRQDSWAIESYSPYFDSDLEDLKLFDYGDLELPFGDKKNALRMIQEHVQEIIDANKIPIMIGGEHLVSLAPVKALSKKYEDLHIIHFDAHTDLREDYLGEALSHATVIRRIYDQVGDGKVNQFCIRSGLKEEFEWAKKHTHLEKFTYNTLPSCVKRLKDKPVYITIDLDVLDPSVMPGTGTPEPGGIDFHDMMNIIKELSKLNNVVGMDVVELSPKYDASGISTAVACKTLRELVLATVK from the coding sequence ATGGAAGCACAAAACAGTAGTTTTATTGGCTTTGAAAATGATTACGAAGAATCAAAAGCAGTTTTATTTGGAGCGCCATTTGATGGAACTACTTCATTTAAACCAGGAGCTAGATTCGCTCCCCCTGCAATGAGACAAGACTCTTGGGCAATAGAGAGTTATAGCCCATATTTTGATAGTGATTTAGAAGATTTAAAACTATTTGATTATGGGGATTTAGAATTACCATTTGGAGATAAAAAAAATGCCCTAAGAATGATTCAAGAACATGTTCAAGAAATCATTGATGCAAATAAAATTCCAATTATGATAGGTGGAGAACATTTAGTTTCCCTGGCCCCTGTAAAAGCTTTAAGTAAGAAGTATGAGGATTTACACATTATACATTTTGATGCACACACAGATTTAAGAGAAGACTATTTAGGCGAAGCTTTAAGCCATGCAACAGTTATTAGAAGAATTTATGATCAAGTAGGCGATGGAAAAGTAAATCAATTCTGTATTCGTTCTGGATTAAAAGAGGAGTTTGAATGGGCAAAAAAACATACTCACTTAGAAAAATTCACTTATAACACTTTACCTTCTTGTGTAAAAAGATTAAAAGACAAACCTGTTTATATCACTATTGATTTAGATGTTTTAGATCCTTCTGTCATGCCAGGAACTGGAACACCAGAACCAGGTGGAATAGATTTTCATGATATGATGAATATCATAAAAGAATTAAGTAAATTAAATAATGTAGTTGGGATGGATGTTGTAGAATTAAGTCCCAAATATGATGCAAGTGGAATCTCAACTGCTGTTGCATGTAAAACACTTCGAGAATTAGTTTTAGCTACAGTTAAATAA
- a CDS encoding outer membrane beta-barrel protein: MNKTLVLGSLLALSTSVMAMDVDYFVGAGAERGNLKANASVVNEKFSGEFKDTAFKVKAGVILNKNHRVSLSYAGYSKDSEDLDLTELNYDYIIPLENKFSILAGVHVGYAKYEFPDFKADGLDYGLQTGLLYDITSNIQVEAGVAYTKYDVDGNGNYSGVDFSVDLNHSTAFYLGFNYKF; the protein is encoded by the coding sequence ATGAATAAAACATTAGTTTTAGGTAGTTTACTTGCACTTTCTACATCTGTTATGGCAATGGATGTTGATTATTTCGTTGGAGCTGGAGCTGAAAGAGGAAATTTGAAAGCAAATGCATCTGTTGTAAATGAAAAATTTAGTGGTGAATTTAAAGATACTGCATTTAAAGTAAAAGCTGGAGTAATTTTAAATAAAAACCATAGAGTTTCATTATCATATGCTGGATATAGTAAAGATAGTGAAGATTTAGATTTAACAGAATTAAATTATGATTATATTATACCACTAGAAAATAAATTTAGCATATTAGCTGGTGTTCATGTTGGATATGCTAAATATGAATTTCCAGATTTTAAAGCAGACGGTTTAGATTATGGATTACAAACAGGATTATTATATGATATTACATCAAATATTCAAGTCGAAGCAGGAGTTGCTTATACAAAATATGATGTAGATGGGAATGGTAATTATTCGGGAGTTGATTTTAGTGTAGACTTAAACCATTCTACAGCGTTTTACTTAGGATTTAACTATAAATTTTAA
- a CDS encoding methylenetetrahydrofolate reductase produces the protein MLTDKIRNKESGILLYGITPPKIKHTEEEIKVIAQKHIERISKLPIDGLVLYDIQDESDRTDEKRPFPFIKTLDPCEYSRTYLNDLVIPRVVYRAVGNYDEKSFPIWLELTKENQVHSVFVGAASREQKKPMTLKEAYRLKKEVNDNLCMGGIAIPERHMVKHDEHLRVFSKIDNSCEYFITQCVYNLEASKIFLTDYAKYAKENKKEVVPIIFTLTPCGSAKTLDFMKWLGISIPNYLEEDLKASGNILHDSMKLCVDIFRELYTFGRDRGIPIGCNVESVAIRKEEIEASIELLHEVKKIMEEN, from the coding sequence ATGTTAACTGATAAAATACGAAATAAAGAGAGTGGAATACTGTTATATGGTATTACTCCACCAAAAATAAAACATACAGAAGAAGAGATAAAAGTAATAGCACAAAAACATATTGAGAGAATTTCAAAACTTCCAATTGATGGCTTAGTACTTTATGACATCCAAGACGAGTCAGATAGAACAGATGAAAAAAGACCATTTCCTTTTATTAAAACACTAGACCCTTGTGAGTATTCTAGAACTTATTTAAATGATTTGGTTATCCCAAGGGTTGTTTATAGAGCTGTGGGAAATTATGATGAAAAGAGTTTCCCTATTTGGTTAGAACTTACAAAAGAGAATCAAGTTCATTCAGTCTTTGTAGGAGCTGCTTCAAGAGAACAAAAAAAACCAATGACTCTAAAAGAAGCATATAGATTAAAAAAAGAAGTTAATGATAATCTTTGTATGGGTGGAATAGCAATTCCAGAACGACATATGGTAAAACATGATGAACACTTAAGAGTGTTTTCTAAAATAGATAACTCTTGTGAATATTTTATAACACAATGTGTATATAATCTTGAAGCATCAAAAATATTTTTAACTGACTATGCAAAATATGCAAAAGAGAATAAAAAAGAAGTTGTACCAATCATATTTACACTAACACCTTGTGGAAGTGCAAAAACACTTGATTTTATGAAGTGGCTTGGCATTAGTATTCCAAACTATTTAGAAGAGGATTTAAAAGCTTCTGGAAATATTTTACATGACTCTATGAAACTTTGTGTTGATATCTTTAGAGAACTTTATACATTTGGAAGAGATAGAGGTATTCCAATTGGCTGTAATGTTGAAAGTGTAGCAATCAGAAAAGAAGAGATTGAAGCCTCAATTGAATTACTTCATGAAGTAAAAAAAATAATGGAAGAAAATTAA
- a CDS encoding energy transducer TonB, whose amino-acid sequence MKTYKIKDDVVKDNPSSTKNPKKSDIKYVILKSAVKKVEPKITKPKEEIPKEKVEKKEPVKKLIKEKPIYKKVKKSDIKVAKKREVKKEEVKKTSPKPIEKSEVNPNYTKLNPTKLQKDTLEDFLSTPVQDVKMLDELTQSYIKLYGEEYNSFTKVQKVFLQKNLKDIGRITQKYLRYPDIAVRTRQSGMNIIEFTLYPNGDITHPIITSSSGYETLDENTIQTIEIAYKDYPRPKEPTKIKIYVTYRLY is encoded by the coding sequence TTGAAAACATATAAGATAAAAGATGATGTAGTTAAAGACAATCCTTCAAGTACTAAAAATCCAAAAAAATCTGATATCAAGTATGTAATTTTAAAATCTGCAGTAAAAAAAGTAGAACCTAAAATTACTAAGCCTAAAGAAGAAATACCTAAAGAGAAAGTTGAAAAAAAAGAGCCAGTAAAAAAACTTATAAAAGAGAAACCAATTTATAAAAAAGTTAAAAAAAGTGATATAAAAGTTGCAAAAAAAAGAGAAGTAAAAAAAGAAGAAGTAAAAAAAACAAGTCCAAAACCAATTGAAAAGAGTGAAGTTAATCCAAACTATACAAAATTAAACCCCACAAAACTTCAAAAAGACACCTTAGAGGATTTTTTATCAACACCTGTTCAAGATGTAAAAATGCTAGATGAACTCACTCAAAGTTATATAAAACTATATGGGGAAGAATACAATTCTTTTACAAAAGTTCAAAAAGTTTTTTTACAAAAAAACCTAAAAGATATAGGGAGAATTACTCAAAAATATTTAAGATATCCTGACATTGCAGTTAGAACAAGACAAAGTGGGATGAATATTATTGAATTTACTTTATATCCAAATGGAGATATAACTCACCCTATAATTACTAGTTCTTCTGGATATGAAACTTTAGATGAAAATACAATTCAAACAATAGAAATAGCCTATAAAGATTATCCAAGACCTAAAGAGCCTACTAAAATAAAAATATATGTTACTTATAGGCTTTATTAA
- the hemL gene encoding glutamate-1-semialdehyde 2,1-aminomutase encodes MFEKSINAYEDAKKVIPGGVDSPVRAFNSVGGTPPFIARGEGAYLIDIDGNKYLDFIQSWGPLIFGHCDKDIEEAVIRTVMDGLSFGAPSVLETELAREIVEMYDNLDKVRFVSSGTEATMSAIRLARGVTGKNDILKFEGCYHGHSDSLLVQAGSGMATFGTPSSPGVPADLTKHTLLCEYNNIENLKKCFEQSSDIACIIIEPIAGNMGFIPADIEFLKACREICDENNTLLIYDEVMTGFRTSLKGTSGIVEPQADIITFGKVIGAGMPVGAFASNKEIMAHLSPDGAVYQAGTLSGNPVAMAAGLTSLRKLKANPAIYDDLNAKAVRLTTGLKEVANKYNIPFQVNTRGSMFGFFFCDIDPKNFKEVGTCNFDRFATFHHGMLKRGFYFACSQYEAGFISTVMTNEDIDACIKAADEIMKDM; translated from the coding sequence ATGTTTGAAAAATCAATAAATGCTTATGAAGATGCAAAAAAAGTAATCCCTGGTGGAGTTGATTCTCCCGTTCGTGCTTTTAATAGTGTAGGTGGAACTCCTCCATTTATAGCAAGAGGTGAGGGCGCTTATTTAATTGATATTGATGGTAATAAGTATTTAGATTTTATTCAAAGTTGGGGACCACTTATTTTTGGACACTGTGATAAAGATATTGAAGAAGCAGTTATAAGAACTGTGATGGATGGTTTATCATTTGGAGCTCCAAGTGTTTTAGAGACTGAGTTAGCACGTGAAATAGTTGAGATGTATGATAATCTTGATAAAGTTAGATTTGTGAGTAGCGGAACTGAAGCTACTATGAGTGCTATTAGATTAGCAAGAGGTGTTACTGGTAAAAATGATATCTTAAAATTTGAGGGTTGTTATCATGGTCACTCTGATTCACTTTTAGTGCAAGCTGGGTCTGGTATGGCAACATTTGGAACACCAAGTTCTCCTGGAGTACCTGCTGATTTAACTAAGCATACACTTTTATGTGAATACAATAATATTGAAAATCTTAAAAAGTGTTTTGAACAAAGTTCAGATATTGCTTGTATAATCATTGAACCAATTGCAGGAAATATGGGATTTATCCCAGCTGATATTGAGTTCTTAAAAGCTTGTAGAGAGATTTGTGATGAGAATAATACTTTACTTATTTATGATGAAGTTATGACAGGCTTTAGAACTAGTTTAAAAGGTACTAGTGGAATAGTAGAACCTCAAGCTGATATTATTACTTTTGGAAAAGTAATAGGTGCAGGTATGCCTGTAGGTGCTTTTGCATCAAATAAAGAAATCATGGCTCACTTGAGCCCAGATGGAGCTGTTTATCAAGCAGGAACTTTAAGTGGAAATCCAGTTGCAATGGCAGCAGGACTTACAAGTTTAAGAAAGCTAAAAGCCAATCCAGCTATTTATGATGATTTAAATGCTAAAGCAGTTAGATTAACAACTGGATTAAAAGAAGTAGCCAATAAATATAATATTCCATTTCAAGTAAATACAAGAGGAAGTATGTTCGGATTTTTCTTTTGTGATATAGATCCTAAAAACTTCAAAGAAGTAGGAACTTGTAATTTTGATAGATTTGCAACTTTTCACCATGGTATGTTAAAAAGAGGTTTCTATTTTGCTTGTAGTCAATATGAAGCAGGATTTATCTCAACTGTTATGACAAATGAAGATATTGATGCTTGTATAAAAGCAGCAGATGAAATCATGAAAGATATGTAA
- the ppnP gene encoding pyrimidine/purine nucleoside phosphorylase, with the protein MDIFKSVDLVKKANIYFDGNVTSRSFVDSEGERKSLGIMMPGTYNFGTAAAEIMEIVSGECEVKLNGSDEWKTYTSGTTFNVPANSNFDIKVKTVTDYYCSYIK; encoded by the coding sequence ATGGATATTTTTAAAAGTGTTGATTTAGTAAAAAAAGCAAATATTTATTTTGATGGAAATGTTACAAGTAGAAGTTTTGTGGATAGTGAAGGGGAGAGAAAATCATTGGGTATAATGATGCCAGGAACTTATAATTTTGGAACAGCAGCGGCTGAAATTATGGAAATAGTAAGCGGTGAATGTGAAGTTAAATTAAATGGCTCAGATGAGTGGAAAACATACACAAGTGGCACAACTTTTAATGTTCCAGCAAATTCTAATTTTGATATTAAAGTTAAAACTGTAACTGATTATTATTGTTCATATATTAAATAA
- a CDS encoding AtpZ/AtpI family protein, which translates to MENNTNSNKPKHESKLAALDNLSLGISMVVAVFIGFAIGYGLKQWTGYTWTLWIGLFLGIAAAILNVYKAYKRAQKEYEGMENDPRYSYRAKHGDRNYSDDDN; encoded by the coding sequence ATGGAAAATAACACAAATAGTAATAAACCAAAACACGAATCAAAATTGGCAGCCTTGGATAATTTATCTTTAGGTATTTCAATGGTTGTTGCCGTATTTATTGGTTTTGCTATTGGATATGGTTTAAAACAATGGACAGGTTATACTTGGACTTTATGGATAGGATTATTTTTAGGAATTGCAGCAGCTATTTTAAATGTATATAAGGCATATAAAAGAGCACAGAAAGAGTATGAGGGAATGGAAAATGACCCAAGATATTCTTATAGAGCAAAACATGGAGATAGAAATTACAGTGACGATGATAATTAA
- the rpoD gene encoding RNA polymerase sigma factor RpoD, with the protein MTYLSSKERTKNMSAKDLNKEIEKLAKEYKDSTLTFEKVIKLFPKAPSSQNIKKLIALMQLYNVNMMTSQEQAKVMNAVEAKKREDQRNKMIDGGEDSVYDLLKNKELLEWSRSDSPVRMYLREMGQIPLLTKEEEIEISKKIEMGEDIILDAICFVPYLVDFILEYKEPLVNRERKVKELFRNFDDEDNDNDSDDDDTEDTSNDDAEEVEETEEETSGKKQKKLDKRAETIIAAFKILEKAKKDWIKFQSKETAKSDEEFDVITFNLATAFKKQVLKQALIDLGPTSKLITEIVKAMETALKSDTGFDSELKRLEYKLPLFNDTLKKNHEKLLDNIINLSKIQITAMVPEATMVSTYMEIKKLFQTAEASKGGFDLEPEELIDVLEQIKRGKKITDEAKTRMAKSNLRLVVSIAKRYTNRGLPFLDLIQEGNIGLMKAVDKFEYKKGYKFSTYATWWIRQAISRAIADQARTIRIPIHMIETINRINKIIRKGIQENGKEPNVDEIAKEVGLPVDKVKQVIKITKEPVSLEAPIGSDEDGKFGDFVPDDKAPTPVDNIMKEDLQNQIDQILAQLNEREQAVVRMRFGLMDDASDRTLEEIGKELSVTRERVRQIESSAIKKLKHPKVGKNLKNYVES; encoded by the coding sequence CTGACTTATCTTTCAAGCAAGGAACGTACAAAAAACATGAGTGCAAAAGATTTAAATAAAGAAATTGAAAAATTAGCAAAAGAGTATAAAGATTCTACATTAACTTTTGAAAAAGTTATTAAACTTTTTCCTAAAGCTCCCTCAAGTCAAAATATCAAAAAACTAATCGCTTTAATGCAATTATATAACGTAAATATGATGACATCTCAAGAGCAAGCAAAAGTTATGAATGCTGTTGAAGCTAAAAAAAGAGAAGACCAACGAAATAAAATGATTGATGGTGGTGAGGACAGTGTTTACGACTTACTAAAAAATAAAGAGTTATTAGAGTGGTCAAGATCTGATTCTCCTGTTAGAATGTACTTAAGAGAAATGGGACAAATTCCATTACTTACAAAAGAAGAAGAAATAGAAATCTCTAAAAAAATTGAGATGGGAGAAGATATAATTCTTGATGCTATTTGTTTTGTCCCATATTTAGTTGATTTTATATTAGAGTATAAAGAACCTCTAGTAAATAGAGAAAGAAAAGTTAAAGAGCTTTTCAGAAACTTTGATGATGAAGATAATGATAATGATTCAGATGATGATGATACAGAAGACACTTCAAATGATGATGCAGAAGAAGTTGAAGAAACAGAAGAAGAAACTAGTGGAAAAAAACAAAAGAAACTAGATAAAAGAGCAGAAACTATTATTGCTGCATTTAAAATATTAGAAAAAGCAAAAAAAGATTGGATAAAATTTCAATCAAAAGAAACAGCAAAATCAGATGAAGAATTTGATGTTATTACATTTAATTTAGCTACTGCATTTAAAAAACAAGTACTAAAACAAGCGCTAATTGATCTAGGACCAACTTCTAAACTTATTACAGAAATTGTAAAAGCTATGGAAACTGCACTTAAATCAGATACTGGTTTTGATTCTGAGTTAAAAAGATTAGAGTATAAATTACCACTTTTTAATGATACATTGAAGAAAAACCATGAAAAACTTTTAGATAATATTATTAACTTATCAAAAATACAAATTACTGCAATGGTTCCCGAAGCAACTATGGTTTCTACTTATATGGAAATCAAAAAACTTTTCCAAACAGCAGAAGCTTCTAAGGGTGGATTTGATTTAGAGCCAGAAGAGTTAATTGATGTATTAGAACAAATTAAGCGTGGTAAAAAAATCACAGATGAAGCAAAAACAAGAATGGCGAAATCAAACCTTAGACTTGTTGTTTCTATTGCAAAAAGATACACAAATAGAGGTCTGCCTTTCTTAGACTTAATCCAAGAAGGAAACATTGGTCTTATGAAAGCTGTTGACAAGTTTGAGTACAAAAAGGGATATAAATTCTCTACTTATGCAACATGGTGGATTAGACAAGCAATTTCAAGAGCAATTGCTGACCAAGCCAGAACTATTAGAATTCCAATTCATATGATTGAGACTATCAATAGAATCAATAAGATTATTAGAAAAGGTATTCAAGAAAACGGAAAAGAGCCAAATGTGGATGAAATCGCAAAAGAAGTTGGACTTCCTGTTGATAAAGTAAAACAAGTAATTAAAATCACAAAAGAACCTGTATCTTTAGAAGCTCCAATAGGATCTGATGAAGATGGTAAATTTGGAGATTTTGTACCTGATGATAAAGCTCCAACTCCAGTTGATAATATTATGAAAGAAGATTTACAAAATCAAATTGATCAAATATTAGCTCAACTAAATGAAAGAGAACAAGCAGTTGTTAGAATGAGATTTGGACTTATGGATGATGCAAGTGATAGAACTCTTGAAGAAATAGGGAAAGAGTTAAGTGTTACTAGAGAGAGAGTAAGACAAATTGAATCAAGTGCAATTAAGAAGTTAAAACATCCAAAAGTTGGAAAAAACCTTAAGAATTACGTAGAAAGCTAA
- a CDS encoding 3-isopropylmalate dehydratase small subunit — protein MSKITGKVWNFGANIDTDIIIAARYLNSSDPEHLAKYIMEDADPEFPKKLQKGDIIVAGENFGCGSSREHAPIALKAAGVAAVVAPSFARIFYRNAFNMGLPIFELPESLEIKEGEEISIDLDNGEITNNTQNKTYKFTAIPPFMQELIASGGLINYAKAEMGKDK, from the coding sequence ATGAGTAAAATTACTGGTAAAGTATGGAATTTTGGGGCAAATATTGACACTGACATTATTATTGCAGCGAGATATTTAAATAGCTCAGATCCAGAGCATTTAGCTAAATATATCATGGAAGATGCTGATCCAGAATTTCCAAAAAAGTTACAAAAAGGTGACATTATTGTCGCTGGAGAGAATTTTGGGTGTGGAAGTTCAAGAGAACATGCTCCTATTGCTTTAAAAGCTGCTGGAGTTGCTGCAGTTGTTGCTCCATCTTTTGCTAGAATTTTTTATAGAAATGCGTTTAATATGGGATTACCAATTTTTGAATTACCTGAATCTTTAGAGATAAAAGAGGGTGAAGAGATCTCAATTGATTTAGATAATGGGGAAATTACAAATAATACACAAAATAAAACATATAAATTCACAGCTATTCCTCCTTTTATGCAAGAGTTAATTGCAAGTGGTGGATTAATCAATTATGCAAAAGCTGAAATGGGGAAGGATAAATAA
- the leuB gene encoding 3-isopropylmalate dehydrogenase, whose product MKTYNISVIKGDGIGPEIVDEAIKVLDAVSYNCGFSLEYKEYLMGGIAIDMTGVPLPDETVQGVLNSDACLFGAIGGEKWDTLPRELRPETGLLKFREAMGVYANLRPAIIYDELVNASTLKPEVIEGVDIMVVRELIGGIYFGQPRANDGFKAYNTMVYTKPEIERIGKTAFELAMKRDKRLCSVDKANVLEVSQLWRDTMEEIAKDYPEVKLSHMYVDNAAMQLVRNPKQFDVIVTGNIFGDILSDTASMVVGSIGLLPSASTGDKTAIYEPIHGSAPDIAGQGIANPIATIESAGMMLRYSFGEIEAADLIDGAIKKALKDGFRTKDLAAYDAKEVVTTSEMGDIIANNLRK is encoded by the coding sequence ATGAAGACATATAATATTTCAGTAATAAAAGGTGATGGAATAGGACCTGAGATAGTTGATGAAGCTATAAAAGTTTTAGATGCTGTTTCTTATAATTGTGGTTTTTCTTTAGAGTATAAAGAGTATTTAATGGGTGGAATTGCAATTGATATGACTGGTGTTCCTCTTCCTGATGAAACAGTTCAAGGTGTTTTAAATTCTGATGCTTGTTTGTTTGGTGCAATTGGTGGAGAGAAGTGGGATACATTACCAAGAGAACTTAGACCTGAAACTGGACTTTTAAAATTTAGAGAAGCAATGGGTGTTTATGCAAATTTAAGACCTGCAATTATTTATGATGAACTTGTAAATGCTTCAACTTTAAAACCAGAAGTTATTGAAGGTGTTGATATTATGGTTGTAAGAGAGCTTATTGGGGGTATTTATTTTGGACAACCAAGAGCAAATGATGGGTTTAAAGCATATAATACTATGGTTTATACAAAGCCAGAAATTGAAAGAATAGGTAAAACTGCATTTGAATTAGCAATGAAAAGAGATAAAAGGTTATGCTCAGTAGATAAAGCAAATGTTCTTGAAGTTTCTCAACTTTGGAGAGACACTATGGAAGAAATTGCAAAAGATTATCCAGAAGTTAAACTTTCTCATATGTATGTTGACAATGCAGCTATGCAATTAGTAAGAAACCCAAAACAATTTGATGTAATAGTAACTGGAAATATTTTTGGTGATATATTATCTGATACTGCTTCTATGGTAGTAGGTTCTATTGGATTATTGCCAAGTGCTAGTACTGGAGATAAAACAGCTATTTATGAACCAATTCATGGTTCAGCTCCTGATATTGCAGGACAAGGAATAGCAAATCCAATTGCAACTATTGAGAGTGCTGGTATGATGCTTAGATACTCTTTTGGTGAAATTGAAGCAGCTGATTTAATTGATGGTGCTATAAAAAAAGCACTAAAAGATGGTTTTAGAACAAAAGATTTAGCAGCATATGATGCTAAAGAAGTGGTTACAACATCTGAAATGGGTGACATAATTGCAAATAATCTAAGAAAATAG
- a CDS encoding exopolyphosphatase, producing MGEKKYRLITRSDMDGLVCGTLLTYLDLIDDILFVHPKDMQDGLIKVTSNDITTNLPYVEGVHLAFDHHFSETLRNEKKDNHIINPDAPSAAQVVYDYYGGDEVYPMRFVGMMRGANKADSADFTMEDILEPRAWALLSFIMDSRTGLGRFKDFEVSNKQLMRNLIDYCAKHNIDEILEIEEVKQRVDLYFKYEKEFHEQLKKCTKIYNNVAVIDYKDEKIIYPGNRFLVYAMFPEINVSIHVSYTFDRDKLVYSTGKSIINKTSNTNVGELMLKYGGGGHKAAGGCQIPLADAPRVLEEIIAKLNQDN from the coding sequence ATGGGTGAAAAAAAATATAGATTAATTACAAGAAGTGATATGGATGGATTAGTGTGTGGTACGCTACTTACATATCTTGATTTGATTGATGATATATTGTTTGTTCATCCTAAAGATATGCAAGATGGACTTATAAAAGTAACTTCAAACGATATAACTACAAACTTACCTTATGTAGAAGGTGTACATTTAGCTTTTGATCATCATTTTAGTGAAACTCTTAGAAATGAAAAAAAAGATAATCACATAATCAATCCTGATGCTCCTAGTGCAGCACAAGTTGTATATGACTATTATGGTGGAGATGAAGTATATCCTATGAGATTTGTTGGCATGATGAGAGGTGCTAATAAAGCTGATAGTGCTGATTTTACTATGGAAGATATCTTAGAACCAAGAGCTTGGGCATTGTTGAGTTTTATTATGGATTCAAGAACAGGTCTTGGTAGATTTAAAGATTTTGAAGTTTCAAATAAACAATTGATGAGAAATCTAATTGATTATTGTGCAAAACATAATATTGATGAAATTCTAGAAATAGAAGAGGTAAAACAAAGAGTTGATCTTTATTTCAAATATGAAAAAGAGTTTCATGAACAACTGAAAAAATGTACAAAAATATATAATAATGTTGCAGTTATTGATTATAAAGATGAAAAAATAATTTATCCAGGAAATAGATTTTTAGTATATGCTATGTTTCCAGAAATAAATGTTTCTATTCATGTTAGTTATACTTTTGATAGGGATAAATTAGTTTATTCAACTGGTAAATCAATCATAAATAAAACCTCAAATACAAATGTTGGTGAACTTATGCTTAAATATGGTGGCGGTGGTCACAAAGCTGCTGGTGGTTGTCAAATACCTTTAGCAGATGCGCCTAGAGTACTTGAAGAGATAATAGCTAAGTTAAACCAAGATAACTAA
- a CDS encoding amino acid ABC transporter ATP-binding protein, whose product MINVKDLNMHFGEKKVLNDINIKINKGEVIALIGPSGSGKSTLLRCLNFLVSPTSGEITIDNITIDVKKVSKKDIFKLRQKTAMVFQNYNLLKNMTAIENIMEPMLTVQKIPKNQAETIALDLLKKVGLLDNKNSYPSEMSGGQQQRVGIARAMAVNSNVILFDEPTSSLDPELVGDVLGVIKTLALESKKTMLIVTHEMKFAKEVADKIIFLENGFISTIGTSHEIFVECKNSRVSNFVNKMTENNLEVR is encoded by the coding sequence ATGATTAATGTAAAAGATTTAAATATGCATTTTGGAGAAAAAAAAGTTTTAAATGATATTAATATAAAAATCAATAAAGGAGAAGTTATTGCCTTAATTGGTCCATCAGGTTCTGGAAAGTCAACATTACTTCGTTGTCTTAATTTTCTTGTTAGTCCAACAAGTGGTGAAATAACAATAGATAATATTACTATTGATGTAAAAAAGGTCTCAAAAAAAGATATTTTTAAATTGAGACAAAAAACTGCTATGGTTTTTCAAAACTATAATTTACTTAAAAATATGACAGCTATAGAAAATATAATGGAACCTATGTTAACTGTCCAAAAGATTCCTAAAAATCAGGCTGAAACAATTGCCTTAGATTTACTCAAAAAAGTAGGACTTCTTGATAATAAAAATTCTTACCCAAGTGAAATGTCTGGAGGACAACAACAAAGAGTTGGTATAGCAAGAGCTATGGCTGTTAATAGTAATGTTATTTTGTTTGATGAGCCAACTTCTTCTTTAGATCCTGAATTAGTGGGTGATGTACTAGGGGTAATAAAAACTCTTGCCTTAGAAAGTAAAAAAACAATGTTAATAGTTACCCATGAAATGAAATTTGCAAAAGAAGTTGCAGATAAAATAATATTTTTAGAAAATGGTTTTATTTCAACTATAGGAACATCTCATGAAATATTTGTAGAGTGTAAAAATTCAAGAGTTTCTAATTTTGTTAACAAAATGACTGAAAATAATTTGGAGGTAAGATAA